The Channa argus isolate prfri chromosome 14, Channa argus male v1.0, whole genome shotgun sequence genome includes a window with the following:
- the LOC137140696 gene encoding zinc finger protein 121-like, translated as MPSHQYLREFVSERLTAAAEEIFGVFENIIVEYEEEIGRQRRLLDAVYKPEIKLHRIEVTQQHVCKEEEEEGCLSNQQLCNQEWNSTLDQEDPDHPQIKKELEEHCASQEGKQIAVKQETETFMLTPGFEESCNSEPGTNSNHWLLSPVAHSQEQNGGKHVDSESASHSRKVYNSPMPGRGCDPPKDNKFLKCDTCGKAFRYKSKLNVHLRTHTGEKPYVCSTCGKRFSQTSALKNHMRIHTGERPYPCKTCGKGFRYSSGLLLHMRIHTGERPYVCNTCGKGFRCSSGLLVHMRTHTGEKPYSCKLCGRAYKRSSLLKLHMSTHTDEKPYICKICGKSFCRVSLLKWHMRIHADKKPHSCEMCGTKFYCRGVLKVHMRTHTGERPYPCDTCGKRFAQRSSLNAHLKIHTGEKPYTCNICGKSFFRIPDLKKHLRTHTNSDLVTN; from the exons ATGCCTTCACATCAGTATCTCAGAGAGTTCGTCAGCGAGCGGCTGACTGCAGCGGCCGAAGAAATCTTCGGAGTCTTTGAAAACATTATCGTCGAGTACGAAGAAGAGATCGGCCGTCAGCGCAGACTGCTGGATGCGGTCTATAAACCCGAAATTAAGCTCCACAGGATAG AGGTCACACAGCAACATGTCTgtaaggaggaagaagaggagggttGTCTTTCCAACCAGCAGCTCTGTAACCAGGAGTGGAACTCCACTCTAGACCAAGAGGACCCAGATCATCCACAGATTAAAAAGGAACTGGAGGAACACTGCGCCAGTCAGGAAGGAAAGCAGATTGCAGTGAAGCAGGAAACAGAAACCTTTATGTTGACCCCAGGTTTTGAGGAAAGTTGCAACAGTGAACCAGGAACAAACAGCAACCACTGGCTCCTCTCTCCTGTAGCCCACAGCCAGGAGCAGAACGGAGGCAAGCACGTAGACTCTGAATCAGCTAGTCACAGCAGAAAAGTGTACAACTCTCCCATGCCAGGGAGGGGCTGTGATCCTCCTAAGGAtaataagtttttaaaatgcGACACTTGTGGGAAGGCTTTCAGGTATAAGTCCAAATTGAACGTACACCTGAGAACCCACACAGGTGAGAAGCCATATGTTTGCAGCACCTGTGGGAAAAGATTCAGTCAGACGTCTGCATTGAAAAATCACATGAGAATTCACACAGGTGAGAGGCCTTATCCTTGCAAAACATGTGGGAAAGGTTTTCGATACAGCAGTGGCCTGTTGCTGCACATGAGGATCCACACAGGCGAGAGACCGTACGTGTGCAACACCTGTGGGAAAGGTTTCAGATGTAGCAGCGGCTTGTTGGTGCACATGAGGACCCACACAGGTGAGAAGCCTTATTCATGTAAGTTGTGTGGCAGAGCCTACAAACGTAGCAGTCTCTTGAAACTCCACATGAGCACCCACACGGATGAGAAGCCGTACATTTGCAAAATCTGCGGGAAGAGTTTCTGTCGCGTCTCATTGCTGAAATGGCACATGAGAATCCACGCAGATAAAAAGCCCCATTCCTGTGAGATGTGTGGGACCAAGTTCTACTGCAGAGGTGTCTTGAAAGTCCACATGAGGACTCACACAGGCGAGAGGCCTTACCCCTGCGACACCTGCGGGAAACGATTCGCTCAGAGGTCGTCGCTGAATGCACACTTAAAAATCCACACAGGTGAGAAGCCATACACCTGCAACATATGTGGGAAAAGTTTCTTTCGGATACCAGACTTGAAAAAGCACTTGAGGACTCATACAAATTCCGACTTAGTGACGAATTAA